One Triticum dicoccoides isolate Atlit2015 ecotype Zavitan chromosome 3B, WEW_v2.0, whole genome shotgun sequence genomic window, gaaagaatatggGTCAGCAGCAGCCACTAAGCCAGTTgtgcagaagaaggcacctgcaagaaggattcccacttccaaacccaggaaggttgccactggagaaaccatgaagtttactattGAGTCAAAAGATGAGGCTGCTGGTCAAGGCAAGAAGAAGAAAAGAGTCAGAACCACCACTGTCAAagttcttggcaatccctctatgaggagagactctgatgaggaagaggaagaagaggttgctgcgccagcacccaaggcacaaaagctgatgggtgatgctattaagtcaggggttgcatcatcaaagcccaaagaagcacccaaagctgcccccaagcccaagaatgcaccaaagaggaataccaggagtataccagctgctgagaagaacaaggccccagtgcctgaagttgctgctgaggaagataatgaaggacaagtcctgaggaagctaaagccaaagattccagaccacaatgatgctcatcttgtggctgagaacatgaagctaagaAAGGATGCATGACTCGGACAATGGAggttgtctgatccctatgctatcaggagaaggactgctgttgattacaggttccacacaaaggaacagcaggatttctatgagacactgctgttggacaagaaacctatagtgtgtgatatgagatgggtcaactggacctacatgaaggagaatgaagaacactatcctggagtgcaagacaatttcattgcttgtggagttgcagactttgttgggcagaagctcacaaagtggaatgatgagctcattatgcaattctactccacatcacatttctatccagatggcaggatagtttggatgtctgaaggtacaaggtaccaatcaaccattgaggaatgggccaatctgatcaatgcacccaaGGAGCAGGAAGATgagttggatgtctatgccaagaagaagatggatcacaattccatggctcatatgtacaaggagatcccagatgctgcagttgagacacataagtttgggtcagtccattttcttctgtcagggctgccaacgatcaactggatcctaaggcatactctattgcccaagtcaggtgaccacaacatgataagaggccatgctatgaacttgctacacttgtttgatgtgccacagaaattcaaggtcatgagcctcatggttgagactatcaagaggacagcagcagaccaaaagagaagttgtggatatgccccacaaattcaggagttgattaactcaaagatgggcacaagcacatacttgttggacaaggaacattttgctatctatccagagtttgaggacaatcaagttgtgatgaatgagaatgaaccatcatcagtacaagctcaagagaagaaggagaaagcaaagaaagagaaggctgccaagatgccaactcaagaggaggcacctgagtactttttgaagaacaagcaggagcagcttggttacttgatagcatcaactctgaggtttgagaaggggttggccaccctaactcaaaaccaggagagcctggaaagaatcatggaacaaaaattctatgatttagatgtcaaagtaactgagattcagtcagttgtggagtagctacaggatgacatgcaggagaggaagggcaagacaaccactgatgcatttgccagagtgcctagagctcagagatcagctgcagtgcctgtgacagataccaaagccacttcatctgcaccagctacagctcctacagctccagtgcaaccagctccagcacctacacctccagctccatccacatcaactgaagccttcgtccaaggagccatctctacaccaccacctgaagatcaagcctgagagtcgatctagtactatgcattttctatgaactttttggtaacttgttgccaaagggggagaaaaatgtatagatcataggcttcgagagagagtgtgttgctttttgttctctcttgctttggtggttaaactttgtttgcttttgatttcttgagatactatgctattatttgtgagacattgatgatcatgtgtttgatcataagctacacttatgcttgttagatgatattatcttacttatccttatatgatcattcactttgcttggtgatgagtgcatgtattcaatctttattattttgagcgctccaccaagatgtatgtgacatggaaaagtaacccatgagcctaattccttgtgcatttgcagtccaaacaaattttaaactatgcacaaatttagggggagctcttgcttatcacatacttctcaaagcgatgatgttttttaatcttattatcatttgtcgaagctttgatctatatgttgtcatcaattaccaaaaagggggagattgaaagtgcaactatccctaggtggttttggtaattcataacaacatatagctcattgagctaatgctattccaagacaaatatttcaggaaagctcaataaatggcatggcatggatgatgaaagtgggtccctcaaaatattaagggcaaaggattggctcaagctcaaaagctcaagactctacattttacattttagtgatccaagatcacattgagtctataggaaaagccaatactatcaaggagggatgaggtgttgcttaatgagcctcttgcttcaagtgcttagtgatatgctccaaaaaccttcaactactttctcacatccacatatgacctaaacccaaagtcaaactcggccccaccgattctttctatccggccccaccgagttcaaagatcatagccactgccacaaaccctaggcaaatcggtcttaccgatagggatctcggtctcaccgagatgggattgtaatctctctgtttcccttcgtaacgtttcggtataaccgaagtgagcgatcggtcccaccgagattgcaatgtaaactctctgtttccccttcgtaacgtttcggtccaaccgagatgagcgaatcggtcccaccgagtttacctgaccaactctctggttagctaattaccaaatcggtctcaccgagattacgttacgccctaaccctaaccatatcggtcctaccgagttgcatgtcggtcccaccgaaaatcctaacggtcactaggtttactaaatcggtccgaccgagtttgttgattcgttcccaccgagttttgtaaattgtgtgtaacgattagattttgtgggctatatatacccctccacctcctcttcattcgtggagagagccatcagaacaaacctacacttccaacttaccatttctgagagagaaccacctactcatgtgttgaggccaagatattccattcctaccatatgattcttgatctctagccttccccaagttgctttccactcaaatcttctttccaccagatccaaatcctatgatagagagagttgagtgttggggagactatcatttgaagcacaagagcaaggatttcatcatcaacgcaccatttgttacttcttggagagtggtgtctcctagattggctaggtgtcacttgggagcctccgacaagattgtggagttgaaccaaggagtttgtaagggcaaggagatcgcctacttcgtgaagatctaccgctagtgaggcaagtccttcgtgggcgacgaccatggtgggatagacaaggttgcttctttgtggacccttcgtgggtggagccctccgtggactcgtgcaaccgttacccttcatgggttgaagtctccatcaacgtggatgtatgatagcaccacctatcggaaccacgacaaaaacatccgtgtctccaattgcgtttgaatcctccaaacccttccctttacattcttgcaagttgcatgctttaatttccgctgatcatatactctttgcatgcttgcttgaattgtgtgaagattgcttgacttgtccaaagatccgtaaaatctgccaaactctaaaattgggaaaaagttaagtttttaactggtcaagtagtccaatcacccccctctagacatgcttcaaggtcctacagtggtACATCATTCCACCCAAGCTCTGGGAACTCCGGCATAACCCAGTTATGATTGTCAAACTGCATATTTCCAGGCAGGGGGTGAGGATTGCCATTGAAAGGCATGGGATCCTCATCGGCTGGCAGCACATCAGCAAAATCTGCAGACAGGATGTAAACAGGGGCAGTCTAAGATATCCTAGCCCCTCCAAAATCAGCGTATTTGCGGTAAGCCACATCTCTCAGCACTAGTGATGGAGTTGGGAAGGACACATAAGCCAGAGTACGAACCAACATTGGGTCATCTTGGTGCTAGTGGTGAAAACGACCGAAAGTGCTAATGGCATCAGTAATGTACTATGTGCGTCTGTAATCCGAAGGCGCATCTAAGATCATGACCCATCCACGACAAAAACCCTGGGTAGCTCTATAATTTATACCCTCATCATGCGGAACAAAACGAACGAATCTATCATTGCCCAGATCATAGGGGGGTGATCAACTAAAGCTTGTCTAGTAGCAACACTACGAAAACAGAAAAGCCAAACTCCTTGAATCCATGGCTGAGCATCCAGAACTGCCCTCCCAAGAGTGTTAACAATGATTTCACTGACCATGTTGTGGAATATGAGAATCTTTTCAGGCAGTGGAGCCGACTCGACGATGGCGATAGCGTAGTCCTCATGCTGACGATCTGGAGCCACCGCTGGCGAGAAGAAAGTGCGAGGGAGGTGCAGCGGACCGCCATTAATGACGTCGAAGCCTGGAGGAGCGAACTCTATAGGATCAAGAGGGAAGTTGGCCATTGGTGACTTGGAGTCCGCAGCAGGACTGGATGGAAAGCTCGAATCTGTGGTGTGGCAATGGGGAGGGGTGGTCGACGGTGGTGTAGTGGGCGGCGAAGGAGGCGTTATGGGTGGTGGCTCTGTAGACAATGGTGGAGGGGATGGGGTGGCAGACTCGACGGGACTGGGCAATGACCTAGCAGAGCAGGCTAAGGTAGAAACCGAGGTGTTGGGCGTAGATATTCCTGCTGACCGACCTGGAGAGCCGGTATTGACCCGCGGGACCCACTTGTAAGTTGGAGAGGGGGTAGAATCCAAACAACCCTTGGCCCGGTGACCCATCCGAAAGCATCTGCGGCACCTAACTCGACTAGTACATGCGTTGGTTAAATGCATCATGGATAAGCAATTCTGGCACTTCCAAACTTTAAAAACCATATCATCAATAAGATCATTTAACCAATCAGAATCTCCAGATGAGTCCGTAACTAGATTATCTTGTAGCCTCTCGTTGCGTAAGACAATTGGATATAAAATAATATCTGGAGAGCGCAATAAGGGTGGAGGTTGTTCTTCGGTTACAGCTGCATGGGCTGTAGCAACAACTTGGGCTGGAGATCCAAACTGGTTCGGGGATGTAGGCCCATCCAAGTCTCCAACATTGACGTTGGCCCATGCACATGCAGATTCACGTCCGAGCTAGTTGGAGCGGCCACTGGAATCCCGGCCGAAGATTTAGCATGGAAGTTGACCGTTCCAAAAATGATGGGTGGCAACGCCACCGTCCAATGGAGATCGGTCGCCAGCGGCGAGGGGAGAATGACTCGCTCATGAGCAGGAACAGAATAACCAACATCAACAATTGTATCAACACAGCGTTGCGTAGCTGGGAAACTATAGCCCTTGCAAACATCATATTGTTGGAAAGTGGcaaaagaaatttcttctttgtcgATGAACCAGAGTGCAAAGAAGATTTGCTAGGATGTTTATGCATGGCAATCATACCAAGGGCGGCACGCCTTTTGGAAGGACTTATTAAAATCCACTCTGCATCACATTCTTTCTTCCAAATGACAAACCCACATTTCCAATTAAGGCCGCCATTTCCCCACAGATGGAAATAACATTTGAAATGTGGACAAGCGAACAATCGCAATTGTAGAATAAAAATACCAACTCGTTTGCAAGAAACAATGAATGAGAATACCTTGTCCTTAATGAGTTGAACAAACAAATCAATTGTTGATCCACCAATAGCTGATTCCAAAGCCGCCGCCACCGAATCTTCATTAAGGCGGAAAACATGCCTGCTAAAAGACACGACCATGATGAAATGGCTCGTGTCATCCATGGGATATATGCATTTCCCACAAGATCTAAAAACCTCATCCGCAAAAGCCAGTCCTTTGGAAAAATCCAGATCCAAAGTTGATCCACCATGAGAACCCATGTGAGATGGGTATAGGGAGGCAGATCAGAGGACGCCGAAGGAGATGAGTGGAGAGGAGCCAAAGATTCACTGGTTGGAGGGGGAGATCGTCGGAGAGCCTAGGGCATGGGtgttagcatcatataggttgctcacctagttgcacatctagacaacctacttggcattaaacctaatttgttaagaaaaactaaaaattggtagttgcctattcaccccccctctagtcaaccatatcgatcctttcaactgtGACTCTCTACTTCCTATTACCATCAAGCCGAGATCACTAGCTCAGGactccctacccaagatctgctggATTTAGGTCCGACATCCCCCCAAAAAATAGAGCAGTGCGAAGAGTGACATGAGCGAACTACAATGAATTTTTAGACAAACAACTATACAAACGAGTTGTGCCAAATGGTCGACCCATATGTGGGCACCCTTGAGATGAGATGGATACTATCCTCTTATAAGTGAGTTATAACATTGCACCCATTTACGATCCAAGTACGCACGAGTCGTTAGGACCTTTATGAATTCAACCCATTACCGACCCATGGGTCTTTCATCACTAGTACAACCAGTCGATAATTTTGGTCCATTAATGATATGTGGTGTCTTTGGACCTATTTATGGTCTGATGCATCTTTCGGCCTGTTAAGCTCCCATAGTGTCTTTGGGCCATTTGCTGCCCGATGGTTCTTCCGTCCTGTTAATGGCCCTTGGTGTAATTGGGTCCATTTAAGGCCTGATAtgtctttcggcctgctaagtcctgtCGTGTCTTGGGCCCATATATGGACCAATGTGTCTTTTTGGCCGATGATCGCCCATGGTGTCTTTGGGCCAATTTTAGGCCCGAGGTATCTTTGGGCCTGTTAACGGCGCGCATTGTATTTGGACTCGTGAATGATACTTTCGGCCTATTTAGGGCCCATTCTCTCTCTAGGCCCATCGGTGGCCCATGGTGACCTTGGCTCATAAAGGCCCATGTATGGACTGTCTAGTTAGGTCCCACAAAGTGGCCTGGCCAAAAAAGACCCACGCATGGCCACGCCCGTAAAATGACCGACGTATGGTCATGTCCGTTAACAGGCCGCATATGGCTTGACCCGGTAACGACACATGTAGGGTGTGCTTCGTTAACGGGCAACACATGGATTGTTGGTTAAGCTACATAATGGAATAGATTATCTCACAAAATGCAAGTTATTACATGATACAGAACTTAACTTTTCCCCATGCGATTGTTCCTCCGCCTACTGCACCTTTGCTCATGGGCGTGGACAATGGGGGCAGTGCCGCCGCGCTGGGGATGACGAGGACGAGCACCGCCGTGGCTGGAGACGATggaaaggacaaagaaaaagatCGCCAGATCTTGCTCGAATTTGTCGGCTAGAGATCGGCGGGGCTGCGGGGTGTTGGCGATGACGTGCGGTGGTCGGTAGGGGCAATGTCATTAGCACCAGAGTGGATGTGGCTGAGAGGGGCGGAGCGGTGGGCAAGGATGAAGAAGAAAAAAATTATACTCATCGTGGCCATAGAGGACTAAATATAAGGTGCCGAATGGTTTGAGGAGTAAATTTTTATCCCTTTAAAGGATATAAGGGGTCGATTAGGAACGATTTAATTTTTTTTTGCAAGCATCTAGCGGGTGCCCGTTGGCCCGCTAGCGCTTCTAGAGTGGCCGATCCAAAAAGTTAATATTTTGGCCCCCTAATTATAAATGAAAATAGTTTGCCGCCCGAAACTCATATTAGGAAAAGTGAACATGTGTGAATAGAAAGAACAAAAATAATTACAAAGCACCCACATGAGGGGTCTGGTTTTAAAAATATCGTCATAAGGAATCCAACAGTGAAGACGGATCTGAATTCCGACCCACGGTCTGAAAGATATGCCTTTTTAAAATTTTGAAAGAAATAAATACACATAAATATGTTTTTCCGTTCTGATTCGATTGGTGTAACTATATTTAGTGCGAACAAGCACATGGAGTACTAGCATAAAAAAAGTATATATGATTTAAATTTCTTTTTACACTCCTCTTCAGCTTTTGAAGTGATCGGTTAGAAAGATGTGCTCAAAGGGGATGATGGAATTGCAGATGCTCTCACATTTGTCAATCACATCTCAAACCGCGCAGACTCCCGCTCACACGCCCAATCAATCACCACCCGTTGGCAGGACTCCTTCATAACCATCGGATCGCACGATACCTGCTCGCATCCACCGTTCGTTCAAAATCCCACTGAGACGaccgaagggggagaggggggcgagCCTCAAatctcgccgccgcctcgtttcgCGAGCCCTCTCTTCCCCGAGCaagaaaccctagcgccgccgctcgccggcgatgGAGGCGCCGGACGAGGAGGCCGGCCTGGGACTCCCGGAGGACGAGCGGCTTCTGGAGGTCACCATCATCTCCGCGCAGGGGCTGAAGCCGCCTTCTGGACTTCGGCGGCGGTTGCAGGCGTACGCCGTGGCGTGGGTTGACACCGCGCACAGGCTCCAGACGCAACCCGACCGCTCTGGCGGCCCCGATCCGGCTTGGCACGAGCGGTTCCTCTTCCGCGTGCACGAAGCCGCGCTCGCCGAGGATTCCCGCGCTGCCGTCACCGTGGAGATCTACGCCTCACCGAACGGGGCCTGGCACATCGGCGGGGACTCCCTGATCGGATCCGCGCGGTTCCTCCTCGGCGACAACTGCCTCCTGTCCCGCCCCGTTGGGTCCCCAGCCATGTTCGCCGTCGGCGTCCGACGCCCCTCCGGCCGCGTCCACGGCCTCCTCAATGTGGCTGCTAGCCTGGTCGCTGCGCCGCCCTCTCCGGCGGCCTCCCACGCCCTCAGCTTCTCCCCCGCCGTCTCTCTCAGCGGCCTACCCCCTGCCGTCGCCATCAGCAGCCTCTCCACGGCGCCGATCTCAGGCCGCGTGCTGCGCGTCCTCAACCGCGCGCACCCAACACCCCCACCTTCTCCTAAGGTGCTCACACCCAAGAAGCTGCAGGCCTCGGTGAAGCCTAACAATAAGGGATCTGACAACCAGCAGGTTGCGGTGAAGCTAAGTAACAAACGTGAAGACGATGCCAGCGATCAGGAGGGGGAGGATGAGAACACGTACATGGGCGGGGTGATGTTTTGCGGGCCTTGTGTCTTACCATTCCCGAGAAAGATTCACACCAGCCCCTCTGACGAGAACCTGCAGGCCTTCGCTGGCATCTTCTCTAGTGGCGTCGGCATTGCCAGGCGGAGCCCGGGCCCTCGGCACTGAGCCTATGCAAAACAGGTTCATTCTTTCAGTCGTTTACTTGATCTGTTGTGGAGATAATCTGTTTCTTGTTCTTGTGGGTAATTAGTTTGTTGACACTGAGGATACAGTATCACTTGTATCATAAGTTCATAACATCTCTTGCTATTATTGCAAGTATAGTACACCATTTTTGTGTATGAATTCAGTGGAATTGTTGAGTGTTAGCTCTGCAAAAACTGACCCAGACCTTCAAGGAAGTGTGGAGTGTTATTCTGTCTTCTGGGCTTGATATTGGAAGATACCTGCTTCTTGTTTATATTGGATTTCAATGGGAGCAATACTCACATGCATCGAACAAGTCTGATTATTTCCGTCCATCCTGACAGGATTTGTGGGTGTTACCTTTTTGTTTCATATGTATAAGTCGTCAATTACATCACTGTCGCAGAATTTTGAAGTTAGTAAATGCATGCCCCGTTTAGCTTTCTTGATGTGGCAGCTGTAATTGCACAGTTGTGTTGGATGGCAGTGCCATTTCAATCTCAGATTGTGAAATCTCTGTTCAAATGATAAATGGAGCTTTGGGTGACATAGTAGTATCTATTTTCATATGATAGCTGTGATTTATGTTCCTGCTGTTTTTGTTCTGGGAGGTCAAGCTTGTCGGCCAATCACTACATGGCCAGTTGGCAATTCCTGTTTGGTTCTTTATTTACTGCTGAAATGCTGTATTCCGTCATGTGAATTTCAATGTAGAACACTATAATATCTCAAATTCTCAATGGTCTGGCGTTGATAGCATCGCTGGTTTGTCACCGTCAATGTGTTGTATGCCCCTGTCATAGGAATTGAGCAAGCATCATTTAAATTTAGCTTGTTCTATGGACATGATACATACTGACTCCGTCTATAGTACTACTACTAAGTGGCCTATAAacagacagagggagtattatttactGATGATTATTCCATTCATGCATCAAGACTCAAGGATAATTGACCACTCATTCATAGATTAGTTCAGATAGTTTTTATTGTTCAACATGCCTAGAACCATAGTATTTGCTCATCTGCCAGCCCCCTGAAGTATTTCTAGGATCAATGTTCATCGTGGGTCTTAGACTGGTTTCCCCCTGGTTTGAAACAAGGGAGATCATTCAGGGTGTATGTAGGCCATGTTTAAAGGCCCAAGTTCCAAGTGATTTTCTCAAAGGACTTCAGGCTGCATGCACCAAGTTGGGCCATAACCTCTTATTTGCCCTGGGGTCTAGAATGTGCGTCACACTGATGGGAGCCCATCATGGAGCTTGTGAGTGTAATCTTGTTGTATTTTATTTAATTTTGGTATAATCAAGCATCATTTTTTGGAAGTTTTTTCCTTAACCCTTCAGCCTTTCGTTTACACATCCATCTGAATACACCTAATTCGGAGAAACTACATGTTTAATAGGCATATGGCTCATATCAGTTTCTCTTATGGAGGACAGATACAATTTGTTTGGCACTTTTATCCTTTCCAACTTGATATCGGTTAAGTCTGCACTGACTTTCTATTCAATTGATTTTGTTGATTCAATAATTTAGAACCTGATGATAGTCAAACTTTCGTACATGGAGTTTTCTTGCAAGTGTCTGGTATGAATTATTAGTTGTGACTGAAAATTTCTATGCGCAGTCTTTAGGTTCTGGTGATATGATTTTTTTTTTGCACTATATACTTATACTCTACTTGGAAGCGGAAGGTGTTGGGAGTTAGGACATTTACCAGTGACAGATTTTGAGAACATCAAATTCTGATGAGTTTCTTTTATGATAGACTGTAGATCTTGTGAAGGATGTCTGATCTTATTTATTCACTCAACTGTGTGATCTTGTAGACCAGGCACTCAgttttactccctccgtaaattaatataagagcatttagattactactttagtgatctaaacactcttacattagtttacagaggaagtatatgtaccccctctgtaaagaaatataagagcgtttatagatcactaaagtagtgatctaaacagtcttatatttctttacggagggagtactaatcttCTCAAGGCCTTATTAATCTGTTCAATTTGGTGTGGCTAATAATTGAATACAACACTTACATGTTATTTTTGACTGATTCTATTTAGTTGTCAGCGCTGCATGATCTGTTTGCCAGTAGCTGTGCTAAGGGCCTACAATACTAACAATTGAATATGAAGAGCAGCCATCAAATATGCCTCTTTCTACTTGTATGCCTAATGGTGGTTTGTAGCCTCCTTTATTCTAAAGTTGTCATTATAGTTTTCTTCGGTTGGTCGTGTGTGTGATTGTGCTGTCCAAAATCCACCTGCTTTATATGGTAGGATCCGGTGTTCTGATTTCTGACTCTTCCTCTCGTAGCTCTTTAGAGTGACTCATTAAGTAAGGTATAAACTGTTTGAAAGTTGAGAACTGAATCGGCCACTTGTTGCCTTAGATTCACGTGGATTTACTTGTTCCTGTGCTTATTGCGCTTATTGGACACTGCATAAGCATAACCATAAAGAAGTGCTACTTGTTGATTGTGACCTTTACGTCAATGGCCGCTCCATCGCACCTTTAACAGATTTTCTTTATGTTGCAAGTCCTTGCCATGTCCCTCTTCCAATAGTGAGCCACGCAAACCTGATTCAAGTTACTCCACTGACGTAACATGGTGTCTTTTGTTTGGTCCTGTGATTGCTTGAATTATTTTCTGTATGCTCAGTTGGTTGATCTGGATCCCATTCGTTCCTTTGCCTTTACAGGAAGAGCCGCTCCCATTACATTAGCTTTTCAAGTGCAATTTGGAGAAGAATTTCGAGGAGCTGGTGAGCATCAAGCACCTCACAAAATGTTCACATATTCAATTCTACACTCGCCATGTCGGGCCGGATCCTTTCCTTTAGCAGCTTAGCTGCTCATTTGCAAATATCACATTTGGGGACTAGTTGTCGTCTCCTGGTTCTTCTGTTCTTGATGCTTTTGCATATACGGTATATATGTACTAGATTCCACGGGACGTAGTTTGCTTTGGGCATCGCGGCAGAACGTAACTTTATCAGGTTGAGATGTTTAGGACAAATGATGTGCTGGACAAATGATGTGCTGTGATGCCACAACTGGAAAGCTTAGTACAAATGTGGCGAGCAAAGCATACTCTGCTTTTCCTGATGGACATCTCCTGCCAATATGGCATTACATGGTGCGGTAGTAGATGCCCAAGGGCGGCGAGGGGAACTGTTTCTAGTGGGCTTGCCACTCACTGCCCCACTAAGCTTTACCCTCCTGTGTTTCATCAACTTTTTAGTATGTTTTTGTGCTTGTGCATATCAACAAAGATGTACTTAAAGTAGTTCGCGCCACAGTTTCAGATAGCGCAACTTATCATTGATAGTCTGATACAACGAAGTTTATAATGATTTGTGGGGTTTCCCTGGTGTTATAACTGCTTGTAAATTTTTTTCCAAGAACGCGCAAGAGCGTCCCATTTATTTTATATTAAGAGAATAAGTTGACCATAGTTACATGTAGGCAAGCTAGAGGTGGCGTCCCACCACAAGGACAAACATGAAGACAACTATCCTCCTACAGCCCCCACCTAACCTAGCCCTGGTTAGTTTCTGTTACGGCCATAGGCCGGTATATAAACATATACAGGTGCAAGAAATATGCAGAAAATTCCTTATACAATGGGGCAAATACAAAAGGCTCATGGCTAACAATACCGAGTTTGGAGAGATAGAAGCCACGTTGTGCACTATTCTCGGCCTTCGTAAAGAAA contains:
- the LOC119276446 gene encoding uncharacterized protein LOC119276446, translated to MEAPDEEAGLGLPEDERLLEVTIISAQGLKPPSGLRRRLQAYAVAWVDTAHRLQTQPDRSGGPDPAWHERFLFRVHEAALAEDSRAAVTVEIYASPNGAWHIGGDSLIGSARFLLGDNCLLSRPVGSPAMFAVGVRRPSGRVHGLLNVAASLVAAPPSPAASHALSFSPAVSLSGLPPAVAISSLSTAPISGRVLRVLNRAHPTPPPSPKVLTPKKLQASVKPNNKGSDNQQVAVKLSNKREDDASDQEGEDENTYMGGVMFCGPCVLPFPRKIHTSPSDENLQAFAGIFSSGVGIARRSPGPRH